The DNA sequence CTTCGCCCGCGAGGTCGGCCATTACGGCATCTTCAACGGCAGCAAGTGGCGCCAGCGCATCGCCCCGGTGGTGGAGGAATGGATGCGCACCCACGCCCGCTGAGCGGCGAGCGGCTCAGGCGGAGACGGGCAGCCGCTCCGCCTCGTCCGCTTCCGATTCTGCTTCCGGGCGCCGGAATCGTGCCCGGCGCGGCGCCCCATCCACGCGCTTCACATAGCTCCACAGCGCACACTGCAGACCGATGAGCATGAAGATGAACGGCTGGTAGGCAATGCCCACGAAGGCGGCGCCCACCAGATAGGTGAGTTGAGACTGTTGCAGTGCCGTCGCAAGGCCGCGCTGCCAGCTTGCAGGGCCGTTGTTGTCTTCGGCATCGGCGGGCTTGCGCCCGTATCGCCAGCGGATCCGCTCCATCTGCCACAGGCCCAGCCCCTGCAGCCACAGCCACAGCAGCAGCCCGGGATAGCCCTGTTCGCCCAGCATTTCGAAATAGGATGAGTGATAGGCCCGCGCCTTGTCGGTAACCGTTTCATATTGCACCGAAACATTGGGCGGAGTGCCCACCAGCTTGCGCGTGCGATAGGTGAAGCTGTTGCCCAGATAGGCATCGAATCCCCCGCCCATGGGATTGGCGGCAGCATAGTCCATGGTCCATTTCCACACCTGTATCCGGGTGGAGGCGGACTCGTCGCTCTGGTAATTGCCGATCGTGTCCATCCGCTGGACATAGCTTTGCGGCAGAAACGGCAGCGCGACCGCCAGCAACGCCACTGCCAGCCCGGCATAAAGGAAGCGATAGCGCACCGAACGCAGCATCAGCACACCCAGCACGGCGGCACAGACCAGCCCCGTGCGCGCCGCGGTGCCGATGGGGATCAGCAGGCAGGCGAACACCATCCCCGCAGCATAGAGCCGCACCCGCCAATCGGGCGGAAAGATCGTGCCGTACCGCGCCAGCCACAGCACCAGCGGGATGGTTGCAATGGCGGCGGTGGAGAGAATCGAGCTTTCGTAGAGCCCGGAATCCTCGGTCACCAGCAGGCGCAATTCGCCATAGCCGCCGCCGCCCAGCACCGTCTTGATGCCGCCATTGATGATGATCGTGCCGATCGCCAGCACCATGAACAGCGCCACCGCTTCCAGCCGCAGCCGGGTGCGCACGGCAAGGGGCAGGAACATGGCGAAGACCAGCGCCTTCCACACCCAGTCCCACTTTTCCAGCGCCGCCTCCGGATAGGCCGCGCTGAGAGTGGTGAGGCCGCAATAGGCGAGCAGCGCGGCGATGAGTCCCTGGCGAAAGGTGAACCGGCTGCCGTGCTTGGAATCGAGCAGCAGCCATCCGCCGAAGGCCGCGGCAAAGGCGATCAGCGAGACGGGAATGGCCTGGATCGGCCCCCAGCCCATCTTCTGCGGCGCAACCACGTCGATATAGATATAGGCAAGCACCCACAGGAAGGGCCGCTTCAATCCCGCGAGGAGGAACAGCGCGATGAAGCCGAGCAGGGCGATATCAAGCATCGCCGCCCTCCTCGCCAGCACTCAGCGGGGTCGCCCGGCTGCGCCGCCTTGGCTTTTCCGCGGCACCATCCTCATCCAGGTCGGGGCGGGCGAGCAGGCGCCACAGGGCGACCGCCATCAGGCCATGGGTCAGCGCAAGGGTGAAATAGTCGATCAAGCCCGCAGTCCCGCCAATGCGGCCGTCCGCGCGCAGGCGGCCGCCAGTAAGGGCGCTCTATCGGTGCGGGGTTGACGCGCCGTTAAGTTTGTCGTGGCAGGGATGCCGACGATGACCCGGGTGCTCCATATACTCGACCATTCTTTGCCGCTG is a window from the Altererythrobacter sp. B11 genome containing:
- a CDS encoding putative O-glycosylation ligase, exosortase A system-associated — its product is MLDIALLGFIALFLLAGLKRPFLWVLAYIYIDVVAPQKMGWGPIQAIPVSLIAFAAAFGGWLLLDSKHGSRFTFRQGLIAALLAYCGLTTLSAAYPEAALEKWDWVWKALVFAMFLPLAVRTRLRLEAVALFMVLAIGTIIINGGIKTVLGGGGYGELRLLVTEDSGLYESSILSTAAIATIPLVLWLARYGTIFPPDWRVRLYAAGMVFACLLIPIGTAARTGLVCAAVLGVLMLRSVRYRFLYAGLAVALLAVALPFLPQSYVQRMDTIGNYQSDESASTRIQVWKWTMDYAAANPMGGGFDAYLGNSFTYRTRKLVGTPPNVSVQYETVTDKARAYHSSYFEMLGEQGYPGLLLWLWLQGLGLWQMERIRWRYGRKPADAEDNNGPASWQRGLATALQQSQLTYLVGAAFVGIAYQPFIFMLIGLQCALWSYVKRVDGAPRRARFRRPEAESEADEAERLPVSA